TCCGAGAGGGTGCCGGGTCCGCCGTCGATGGCGATGACGGCGTCGCCGTTCAGCACGACCATTCCGTTTCGGGCGTGGCCGATGCCCGTGGCGATGGCTACGTCTACGTAGTCGTTCGCGTCGGTGCGGTCTTCGGTCGGCAGAATCCCGATGGTGTCGCCACCGGCCGCGTCCGCACCGCGACAGGTGGCCTCCATGACGCCGCCGAGGCCGCCACAGACGACCGTGTGGCCGCGCTCGGCGAGCAGTTTGCCCACCGTTTCTGCAGTCGCTGCTTCTTCGCTCGTAATTGTACTCCCACCGATGACACTTACTCGCATGCCTCAGTACGTGGTGTAGCCTGCGGTGTCAAGAAAGTTGTGTGCAACTGTAATTGCGTGGTCGGCGTGGAGTAGTTCCGGGCCGAGTCGGACGCGTTCGTCCGCCGCGGCCGAGAGCAGTTCTTGCTCTTCCTCGGTGAAGTCGTGGTGGTCCGAGAGGACGAACACCGGATTCTCGGGTGGTTCGACGTCGGCGACAGGGTCACCGTCTTCGTGGAGTTGCACGACGGTTCCGTCGCGCTCGGCCTCTTCCAGTACGGGTTCGAATCCGCGTTTGGTGAGTGAGACGCCCGGCGAACTCTCGACTGCCATGTGTCCGATGGCTTCGTCTTGCTTGTCGAGGGCGTTTCGAATCAGCGCGGCCGTACTTCGCTCGTCGGGGTTGAGTCGTCGGAGTTCTTCTCCCTCGAACTGAATCGTCAGTTCGTCTTGCATGACGAGCGAGACGCGCACGTTCTCGCGAATCGCGTGCGAGAGGAAGAACGCGGAGTTGACACACCGACACAGGACGTCGAGGCGACCGGCCCCGCCCGCGAGGTCGTCGAGCGAGAAGTCGGCCGTCGTCGGCGCGTCGTGACCGAGGACGATGA
The sequence above is a segment of the Halorussus halophilus genome. Coding sequences within it:
- a CDS encoding TIGR00725 family protein, whose protein sequence is MRVSVIGGSTITSEEAATAETVGKLLAERGHTVVCGGLGGVMEATCRGADAAGGDTIGILPTEDRTDANDYVDVAIATGIGHARNGMVVLNGDAVIAIDGGPGTLSEIGFSGVFARPIVGLGTHEVDHVESVETPAEAVEYVETAVGE
- the trmY gene encoding tRNA (pseudouridine(54)-N(1))-methyltransferase TrmY, with protein sequence MRQFIVLGHDAPTTADFSLDDLAGGAGRLDVLCRCVNSAFFLSHAIRENVRVSLVMQDELTIQFEGEELRRLNPDERSTAALIRNALDKQDEAIGHMAVESSPGVSLTKRGFEPVLEEAERDGTVVQLHEDGDPVADVEPPENPVFVLSDHHDFTEEEQELLSAAADERVRLGPELLHADHAITVAHNFLDTAGYTTY